TGCGTTTGCCTGACGATATGTCAAGTATGCAGGTCAGATCAGGCATCGCGCTGGGGACACTCCTTCTGCTATTGGGGCTGATGTACTTTGGCAGGTTCCTTCCAGAAGGAAGTGCGGGCCTTGAAAGCGAGCATCCACACACCAAGGTAGAATGTCAGACTTGCCACACGTTCGGATCAAAGGCTGACACAAGTGGTAGTTTGTTAACTGACAATCAGAATTGTCAAAGTTGTCATTTTTCCACTTTAGATTCGCACTCACCTTTTCACAGCAGCTCAACCACACGACAATGTGCGGACTGTCACTCGTTTCATAAGCCCGAGTTTGTCTTTGTTGCCGGCGACACTATGACACTTGAGTTTGCCGGCAAGGCTGGTGCGCTGTGCGCTGACTGCCACAAGGAAGACGGTCTGATGCCTGAGGTATCTGCAGGTCATCGGGAAGCAGCACGGCTGATTCATTCGCAACAGTCGCTGGCAATGGCAGAAACGCCATCCGAGTACTGTCTCGCCTGCCACAGCAATGAGAGCGGTGGCAATAATGCAAATGAGAACGTGAAGCCAGCACCCCGATTCCACTTAAGTGCGAGTCACGTATTCGGGCAGAGAGTGATAGCCGGATCGCAACAGTTCGGTTCTGCATTTCGAATACCGGACGAACTTCCATCGCATTTAGTTTTGATCGATGGCAAAATCGAGTGCCAGACCTGTCATTCGATGATTTCTGATGAAGTTTATCAGCTAAGTCAGACAATCGAGGATGGATTGTGCGGTGGCTGCCATCAACGCATTGGCGGCGAAAGAATGGCACTGGAGTTCTCCTCTAAACTATGATCTTTGATATAGTTGCATTGCCTTAGTCCTCACTAACTTCAATTCGATAACGCACTAATTCCCTATCCATTAAATCGACAGACTTCCGATATCTGACATCTTGTATCATCTACTCCATTAAAAAAGATACAAAAAGGTCGCATTTTCCGCTTGCTTTTTCTGACTATTCTGTCTATTATTGCCCCAAGTAGGTTTTGCTGAGGTTTTGAGGTAACTGAATTGTACAGTTTCTTCCGACATACTGAATACTTTTTTAGTCATCTTTGTGAAAATAATCACATAGAAAACTCCTATTTACTTTGCGTTGGCGCTGAGTCTCACTGGATTCAGCCTGTACGAGTTTCCCGTAAATCGTTTTGTGAATTAATTCACATATAGTCCTGTTACATAAGGTTAGTCATGCTTGTGGAAGTTGACATGTTGAATCGCAAGAATCAGATAAGCTCTGAGACTCGGACTATAATGACCGCGCTTAGCCTTGTTGTCGTTTTTTCCATTTTGATTCTGACCGCTTCAGTTATGGCGCAAAGCGAGCTTTCCGTCCCAGCCGAGTTTGTACGGGAGCTGGATCCTCCGGGCACCAGCAATTCCCTGCTCCGCCCAGAGCAGGTTTATATCGACAAGAAATTCAGCGAAGTCTATGTGACCGATACCGGCAACAATCGGATTGCAGTGTTTGACACTTCGGGAGTATTCAAGTTCGACTTTTCGGGGCGCGAGGAGTTTGGCAGCCCGACGGATATCGTCGTAAGCTCGACGGGATACATTTTTGTCGTCGGCACCAGTGTGCGCAACGGACGGTCGGTGTTTAAGTTTGATTATGACGGAAGCTACATGGGACGGCTTGAAGTGACTTCCCTGCCAGATTCCGTTCGGCTCGACATAATCCGCATTTCAATAGATGATTCAGACAACCTTTACCTGCTGATGGGATCGAACAATCTCGTCGTTAAGGTTGACGGTCAAGGGCAGTATCTGGGCGAATTCAGCATTTTGGGGGATCTGACGGAAAAGGAACGCCGGGAGATCATACTGGGATCGCCGCGGATTGATGCAGACTTTTTCTATCTACCGGTTCCGCTCTTGAGCAATGTGTACGTGTACAGCCTTTCAGGCAACTTTGTTCGGACAATTGGCAATCAAGGCAACAAAGTAGGCGAGTTGAATTTCCCCACGGCGGTCGATGTTATTGATCATTCAATCGTTGTGATTCTCGATAAGCATCGTTTCAACGTAGTTTGCTTCACGACGGAAGG
This is a stretch of genomic DNA from bacterium. It encodes these proteins:
- a CDS encoding NHL repeat-containing protein, yielding MLNRKNQISSETRTIMTALSLVVVFSILILTASVMAQSELSVPAEFVRELDPPGTSNSLLRPEQVYIDKKFSEVYVTDTGNNRIAVFDTSGVFKFDFSGREEFGSPTDIVVSSTGYIFVVGTSVRNGRSVFKFDYDGSYMGRLEVTSLPDSVRLDIIRISIDDSDNLYLLMGSNNLVVKVDGQGQYLGEFSILGDLTEKERREIILGSPRIDADFFYLPVPLLSNVYVYSLSGNFVRTIGNQGNKVGELNFPTAVDVIDHSIVVILDKHRFNVVCFTTEGSFLGEFGGMGYSLGWFYHPQYLATDKLGKIYISQGYLSRVQVCGLPQFIAEKVKSSVSLPTSSQVQPLLLEATKEEVSLEIQNSLMYSRSFSF